From a region of the Tiliqua scincoides isolate rTilSci1 chromosome 4, rTilSci1.hap2, whole genome shotgun sequence genome:
- the OCSTAMP gene encoding osteoclast stimulatory transmembrane protein, translating to MANCRIAQHLRRNWGHLHKAGLGICTFSQDILFPRLQEFTLEAWLAYSTPAPSNTSQLLSCFLTCCGIAVLIAILFYHWLFSSLQYSFQFSVTTATVISFLALLTLFLVHPLRCMFTMIVPTLGTKQGRRLLLSACFMIMAVNIVPNIMSNIKAILQVIKCICKTSSESLLTSTALLGNATWDFSHNLKNVIDTMPDKIGKPRDGHVKFDTHSNNFVLGQKMINASLGIKEDFLYIEDLAQKIMLLANRVIAGFFLFYIIFESAWYLKCYLTDLRFDNIYITKKLEDLAQEKKATHLLVCTPKKLIKSTGLKLSREELMTCLTQIFLLTLVLVLMLVIIATDYIVFYLAQAAVTEVSQFPVVPIILLIKYEATLKFLTFLPQIFNNAFSIEGSLFLFEKSYHRNISLVSAECSMKWPSPPNKAVVLAVGLLYCIIYAMVFLETYSHRFCRKISASFFESQEDQRVRYLYRKLVRKHKKKENWQQQQESKASC from the exons ATGGCAAATTGCAGGATCGCACAGCACTTGCGAAGGAACTGGGGACATCTTCATAAAGCTGG GTTGGGAATCTGCACTTTCTCTCAGGACATTCTATTTCCAAGGTTGCAAGAATTCACCCTGGAAGCTTGGCTTGCTTATTCCACACCAGCACCATCAAACACCAGCCAACTGTTGTCCTGTTTTCTAACATGCTGTGGTATTGCTGTGTTGATAGCAATCCTCTTCTACCACTGGTTATTTTCCTCGTTGCAGTATTCTTTCCAATTCTCTGTCACAACTGCTACTGTCATTAGTTTTCTGGCCTTATTGACCCTCTTCTTGGTACACCCTCTCCGCTGCATGTTCACGATGATTGTGCCGACGTTGGGAACTAAGCAAGGGCGGAGGCTGCTCCTGTCTGCTTGCTTCATGATCATGGCCGTCAACATAGTTCCAAACATCATGAGCAACATCAAAGCCATCCTGCAAGTCATTAAATGCATCTGCAAGACTTCCTCTGAGAGCCTTCTGACCTCCACGGCTCTCCTGGGAAACGCTACATGGGACTTCAGTCACAACCTCAAGAATGTGATTGACACAATGCCAGACAAAATAGGGAAACCGAGGGATGGCCATGTTAAGTTTGACACACACAGCAACAACTTCGTTCTGGGTCAAAAAATGATCAATGCTAGCCTAGGGATCAAGGAAGATTTCTTATATATTGAAGACCTAGCCCAGAAAATCATGCTGTTGGCCAATCGGGTGATTGCAGGCTTTTTCCTCTTTTATATCATTTTTGAGTCTGCTTGGTACCTGAAGTGCTATCTTACCGATCTCCGATTTGATAATATTTACATCACCAAAAAGCTAGAAGATTTggctcaggaaaaaaaagcaacTCATCTCTTGGTTTGCACTCCTAAAAAGTTGATTAAATCAACTGGTCTGAAACTCTCCCGAGAGGAACTCATGACGTGTCTCACACAAATTTTTCTTCTGACATTAGTTCTGGTACTCATGCTGGTGATTATAGCAACAGACTATATTGTTTTCTACTTGGCACAAGCAGCTGTGACAGAAGTCAGTCAGTTCCCTGTAGTACCAATTATACTCTTGATAAAATACGAA GCCACACTGAAGTTTCTGACGTTTTTGCCACAGATTTTTAATAATGCTTTTTCTATAGAAGGATCTCTGTTTCTCTTTGAGAAGAGTTATCATCGGAATATAAGCCTGGTCTCTGCTGAGTGTTCCATGAAGTGGCCGAGTCCTCCAAACAAAGCTGTAGTGTTGGCTGTCGGACTCCTCTATTGTATCATTTATGCCATGGTATTTCTGGAGACCTATTCACACCGATTCTGCCGAAAAATTTCAGCCTCCTTTTTTGAGAGTCAAGAAGACCAGAGAGTCCGGTATCTATATAGAAAGCTTGTTAGAAAACACAAGAAAAAGGAGAAttggcaacagcagcaggaaTCAAAAGCATCGTGTTAA